The Dreissena polymorpha isolate Duluth1 chromosome 4, UMN_Dpol_1.0, whole genome shotgun sequence region tataacgacaacaacagagctctccaaattattcaatcgtttcgcgttgcaacgctttataatttgtatgccccccttcgaagtatattgtatattgttttgcacatgtcggtcggtccgtcggtcggtccgtccaccagatggtttccggatgataactcaagaactcatgaaacttcataggtacattgatcatgactcgcaaatgacccctattgattttcaggtcactaggtcaaaggtcaaggacacagtgactcgacacagtaaaatggtttccgatgataactcaagaacgcttacgcctagaatcatgaaacgtcataggtacgttgatcatgactcgcagatgacccctattgattttcaggtcactaggtcaaaggtcaaggtcacggtgactcgaaccactaaaatggtttctggatgataactcaagaatgcttacgcataggatcatgaaacttcataggaacattgatcatgactggctgatgacccctattgattttcaggtcactaggtcaaaggtcaaggtcacagtgactcaaaatagtaaaatggtttccggatgataactcaaaaatgcttatgcctaggatcatgaaacttcataggtacattgataatgactggcagatgacccctattgattttcaggtcactaggtcaaatgtcaaggtcacagtgactcgaaacagtaaaatggtttcctgatgataactcaagaataattaggcctaggatcatgaaacttcataggtacattgatcatgactggcagatgacccctattgattttcaggtcactaggtcaaaggtcaaggtcacagtgacaaaaaacgtagtcacacaatggctgccactacaactgacagcatgcatgttttagaaacagcccttgttaggtTTTAatatcgtcaacagatgcatattatgaatattttagagcatggtaaatgttcagcattactgtttcctcacaaatatcatgactgcaacgaaaatttgcgaatttgaaacattttgttttaatttgttacaatttgccaaaacgtgaaagggCACCTTTAAAAGTTAATGCGATTATGGAAAGATTGTTCACATGTCTATGAAACATCTTACAAACGTATACTGTGATAAACACAATTATTCAAAAggcataattttaaaatttataaaatgttaatgttCGCAGACATATGGTTGCCATCGTCGAGTACTTTGTTGTGCTTCGATCTCTGAATCATATAattttgctttttatgtcccccgctatagtagtgggggacatattgtttttgccctgtctgttggtctgttggtctgtctgtttgcgccaactttaacattttgcaataactttttctatattgaagatagcaacttcatatttggcatgcatgtgtatcacatgaagctgcacattttgagtggtgaaaggtcaaggtcaaggtcatccttcaaggtcagaggtcaaatatatgtggccaaaatcgctcattttatgaatacttttgcaatattgaagatagcaacttgatatttggcatgcatgtgtatctcatggagctgcacattttgagtggtgaaaggtcaaggtcaaggtcatccttcaaggtcagaggtcaattatatgtggccaaaatcgctcattttatgaatacttttgcaatattgaagatagcaacttgatatttggcatgcatgtgcatctcatggagctgctcattttgagtggtgaaaggtcaaggtcaaggtcatccttcaaggtcagaggtcaaatatatgtggcccaaatcgcttattttatgaatacttttgcaatagtgaagatagcaacttgatatttggcatgcatgtgtatctcatggagctgcacattttgagtggtgaaaggtcaaggtcatccttcacaaggtcaaggtcatcctacaatgtcaaacatcatatagggggacattgtgtttcacaaacacatcttgttgttgtACAAGCTTTTAATCAGCCCTATGTTACcgaggctcgattggtcattgtcggctcggttacaattaacaacttacatgtacccagggtactcttttaagtatacttacatgtaccccgggtacggtgaATATactaaacgtacccgggaattttaacgttaaatcggtcgttgtcggctattattttgaaattaattatgttcacatttatgccaattttctgttaaatgacatctatattatcgaaactcatactcaaatgCATGTTGATGCTGTTTCGTTTAAAAAGAGATGTTTGTTATATACAATACACATCCTTTCTGTTTCCAGAACTCCTCGATTAAGATAAACAATACCGTAAAGTCCGTTTTacgataatcggtagcgcgttttacgacttAAGATTTTTGGCGttaatacaactcgggtacagtctaatatcgaccgggtacgttttagtatatttaccgtacttggaatacttatgagtacccggggtacatgtaagtagtacccgagccgacaatgaccaatcgagcttttaatattttaagaaTTGTCTGCAACAGTATTTCCGTCTGTTTTCAGAAGAAGCTTCGCTCCAAAATCGACAAAGCTGAGAGCAGCGTAACTGATCTTCAGCAGCACATCCAGACGCACGCCGAGAACGTTTACCGTTTTGACGAAGATGATGGCCCGTCGCCGGCGAAAACTCACGCGACATCCACTTCCTGTAGCGCGTCTAACGTCGACGTCTCGGTGCATATAAACGTTCACCAGGTGACAAGCAGTGGCTCCAAGCAGGACCAGACGATCTCCGCCAACGTCACCGTCAATCAGACCGTGCGTGCGCACGTCGAGTCCGAGTCAGACAAAATTTCGAACGTCGAGTGTAAGCAGGAGCCTTCTAGTGTTGAGACTAAGTTGAATAATAGCACGgaggataataataatgattcagACATTGGTCAGGACTTTGAAGATATTTTTAACgcatttgaaaaagaaaaagacATTGATCTCCCCACAGAATTAATCGACGAACTGAAAAAGTTTGATGAAATTTACAATACTCATGTGCAAGAATCTGAAGGTAGTAGTGAAGCAGCGGGTTTGAAAACGTCCGAAAACAGCAATATGTTCGCTTCAAATATGTACATGGATGCCTCCGCCGGGCAGGGGCAGGTTCGATCTCCGCCCTACCGTGGCGCTTCGGGACAGACTGTGAGCGCACCAATCACGGAAGGCGGTCTCGCGGCAGAGACGCTTAAGCAGCTAGCGGCGCAACATCAGCAGCACCAGCCGCATGTCGCGATGCAGCAGAAACAGTTCGGAATGAAGTCGGCTATAGATCCGTTCAGTGACATGTCCGATACTGGCAATTATAGCACTGCACGGAACGGGTACCCTCAGGAATATTATAATACGAGCTCGGCGGGTAACGGGTCGTACCTTGGTCAAAACAGCATCGGGTATTCCAACAAGCCAACGATTTCGGGATACGGAATGAGCCCAAAACAGATGACGCATTATGCACCGAGTCCTGTTGCCGACACAGGACCCTCGTCTCTTCAACAACTGCAAAACCAGGTGGCTCATTTTAATACCGGACCTCAAATGGAGATTACCCAGACTCAACAGCTGCAGCTTTCCGACGGCTCACACCGCATGCAGATGTCTCAGACGCAACAGATTCAGTTGCGACAGCAGCCATTCCCAAATATTTCACTTACCCAGCAACAGGGTTTCTCTACGTCGCCCAACATGGGCTCTAACACGTCGCAGTCTCCGCCCTACATGGGGGACCCGATGGGAATGCAATCTCAGCACGGGATGGTGCACGGCAAGATGCATCCGGACCAGCGGCAACACATGCCACCTCAGTACATGGGGCGGCCGCCGCCCGAGTACAAAATGCAGCATGCCGCTAACGGCATGTCCGGTATGAACTCGAACGGTATGGGACCAAATCCATTAGAGACTATTCAAAATATGGTCAATACTCATCCGAATCAGGCGTATTCATCAGGCGTAAAGAGTGAGTCTAATGACATTCAAAACGGAATGCGAAGCGCTCAAATGAGCGCCatgcaacagcagcaacaacatcaACAGATGGGTATGTCCATGTCTCAGGCACAACTCAGTTACTCAAATCAGTCCATGCAACGGCAAGGCTCATTTCCAGGCGCCATGCCTCACCAGATGGCTGCGCGTCCGCAACAACGTCCGAACACGCCGAGTTATACAAGTGCAATCATGCGGAACCAAAGACCTCCGAATGTGAACATCGGCCCGGATGGGCTGAACATCTCCCAGCCACGGCACGCACAGGAGTGGGCGGCTCGAGGCATGAATCCCATGGTGGCACAGGCGCCTCGCCCTGGCGTCCAGTCGACGTCGCCGAACATGATGCACTACCGGTCATTCTCCACGGACGGTGCAGCGGCGCAGATGCAAATGCACCACCAGGGCCAGACGCAGCGTTCAATGCACATGAACTCGATGCAGTCGCAACATTCTGCCATGatgcaacagcagcagcagcacggCAATAATCCACACGCACAGCAACAGATGATGATGCAACAGCAGCATCAACGGATGCAGATGTCGCAGCAGATGGCGGCGCAAGGTCACCGCCAGACGCCGCCTTACGGCATGTCGCAAGGCTACCCACAGACGAGCTCCTCCCAGGATGACATTCTCAACTTATTAGACTCTGCCCCAAATCAAAGCACGGACTTTTTCGACGTTCAGACGGGTGTCGGCAGTGCCGAGGCGAACTGgtatgatatagaggatattttaGGGAACGCTGTGAAATAGCGAGTTGACCTTGTTTTCAAGCCTTGAACCGTGTTCAGATATATTAAAACTGGTACGAATGTATAAGGCGGTGGTTTTTAGTAAAACGTTTTAGTACGATTGTGTGAAATGAGATGACGAGATAAAGGGACGTGTTTTGATACGCGGGTTCCAATCCTGATAAGCCACTGGCAGGGTGGGTGTAACATTAAATTGTAAACCGAAGGGACAGTGATCGAATGACTAACCGTTTGTTACGGTGAGCTAACGGTATATTTTAAACGAAATGGTTTGTCGTCGTGTCGACTAAGAAGTGGATGCGCTCCACTCTGCAGTCTCAAACATGTTTCATAGTCTAAGGATTATTCACAGTTGTTAGCTTTAAATTATTGTAAACGAGAAATGTGTTAAGTCATTACATTGATCTCGACGTTTTGAGTATTCATATGGCAATATGCTGAAGTGctaaatgcaataaaataaagctATACACAAGATTGCAAGTAGAGCTGACGTTAAACGATTATTGTAATAATCATGTACATAGTGTAcagtaattatattttatttagttatcaTCTTTGGTCTCAATGTTTTGAGTTACGCCCCTATGCGGACGTATAATATAATGTGGATGTATAACAAAGGTTATCGTTTATTCGAAGTTGACAACAACGCCAAACAAACTGAAATGATTCCAGTCCATGCTTTTGGCAGATTTTTGCCAAAATAAATGCTAactgatgtttatttttttttcgtaacataATGTTGATATTTAGAGGAACAATTTTATGATGTCCATCGGTTTTccattttatttaagttttagaTGTATGTAAGTCCGCAAAACTAGATTGATGTTAAATAAGCTGTGTACATCAAAGCGTGTACTGGACTTTAAAGAGggtcattatttctttaaagtcaatcatatttgaaattatatttgtaaatcATCATTTTACATGCAATATATGTTAGCAAAATCATCATTTTACATGCAATATATGTTAGTAAAATATTGCGAAAAGATCGTAAGCGTTAGGTCAAAATAAAAAGGGGTCTTGCTATGCAttcatgttttttaacattttgttttagaaGATACTGATTTGatcttaacaaataaaacaatttttttatctcAAAGTGACTTTTTTAATGCAATAAGATCTTGGCAAATAGTTGTCGAATAATGAGTATGTATTAAGTACTTATATCAACTTCCGCGGGCAATTCACCGGaaaacataaaaatgttaaaaaaaactggtttgcattttattgttaattggctataaacatgtatatttaaaaggTTGAATGCACCGCAATAATTTGGTATGTGTTTAAAGCTGTGAATACCATTGTACGTACCATCAAAGGCTTAacattatttgtaagttttacattttatgaattttattttaaataatttgatgtACGTGTACAtagcatttattttgtatgatgttaaatacaaatatttattaatgatgtaTTGTGTTAACGTTACACGTTCATCGGTATAAATGTCCTGTATATTACTATTTctcaaaaattgttattttagaaattaaatGAAATACCTTGTTTCGTGTAATGCTGTGTTTTACTTTCAAGACCCTTCTGAGTATCCTTAATAGTTAAATAAATCTTAGTGAATTTTTATTATGTGCAATAGAAAGATTTCGTCTGCTCATTTTgtgttgaaaatgaaaaaaaaaaaacactaaagtaaatatattttgcaaagttGGCAATTAAATCGACGATAGAAATAACAATAAGGATAAATGTGTAAAATGCATGTAGCTAGTTTAACTTGTATAGAAAACATTATAAAGCTGGAAACTCGTTTCCGTAATAGCCACTCGTGCGCAACAAGTTTAATTTGATTCATTGAAGTCAACAATCTTCTGATAACGTTAACGtagtttacacacacaaaaacgaTCGATCAGAGACGTCGCGTAAAACGTTATATAACTTAAATCAATTTATCGGAATTGATCAGTGTAGTAAACTATTCCGTGAACTTAACGGGCCTCTTTgtttttgttagctcacctgagcacaaagtgctcatggttagctttttCGACCGCCTTTTGTCCGTCGGGCGGCGTCACCATTttctttgttaacactctagtggcaacatgtattgtccgatcttcatgaactttggtcagaaaatgtgtgccaatgatatcttggatgaattggaaaatggttccggttggttaaaaaacattgccgcaAGGGGGAAGGACATTTATCCCTATATAGCTATAATACAAAATTGTTAACAG contains the following coding sequences:
- the LOC127879001 gene encoding neurogenic protein mastermind-like encodes the protein MKPSGLTPKVNYYTINSRDTMGDLLSPKRQDVIDRLKRRFELYKRRHNGVQQRYEFGKKALNEQSSQSALLLRQKWLESKAKKASKSKTKSDNTGSDHRNQMVTKKLRSKIDKAESSVTDLQQHIQTHAENVYRFDEDDGPSPAKTHATSTSCSASNVDVSVHINVHQVTSSGSKQDQTISANVTVNQTVRAHVESESDKISNVECKQEPSSVETKLNNSTEDNNNDSDIGQDFEDIFNAFEKEKDIDLPTELIDELKKFDEIYNTHVQESEGSSEAAGLKTSENSNMFASNMYMDASAGQGQVRSPPYRGASGQTVSAPITEGGLAAETLKQLAAQHQQHQPHVAMQQKQFGMKSAIDPFSDMSDTGNYSTARNGYPQEYYNTSSAGNGSYLGQNSIGYSNKPTISGYGMSPKQMTHYAPSPVADTGPSSLQQLQNQVAHFNTGPQMEITQTQQLQLSDGSHRMQMSQTQQIQLRQQPFPNISLTQQQGFSTSPNMGSNTSQSPPYMGDPMGMQSQHGMVHGKMHPDQRQHMPPQYMGRPPPEYKMQHAANGMSGMNSNGMGPNPLETIQNMVNTHPNQAYSSGVKSESNDIQNGMRSAQMSAMQQQQQHQQMGMSMSQAQLSYSNQSMQRQGSFPGAMPHQMAARPQQRPNTPSYTSAIMRNQRPPNVNIGPDGLNISQPRHAQEWAARGMNPMVAQAPRPGVQSTSPNMMHYRSFSTDGAAAQMQMHHQGQTQRSMHMNSMQSQHSAMMQQQQQHGNNPHAQQQMMMQQQHQRMQMSQQMAAQGHRQTPPYGMSQGYPQTSSSQDDILNLLDSAPNQSTDFFDVQTGVGSAEANWYDIEDILGNAVK